AAAACACTAACCTGAAGGAGAAAGATTAGTTCACGTTCAGAAAGTAGTTGCCTTTCAGAAATTCTCTTTCAAGTACTATTTTGCAATGAAGTTTCAAATGCAAAAGATTAATGCAGAATGCACAATACAATCTTTGTTCCTCCTGGatgatttaaaacaaaaacaaaatttccTTAGGCCTGTCCCTAATCTCAGTGCTTGGTAATTCCCATATTCGAGTGGGAACAAAGCACTTCTGAGAAAGTTCAATATTTCCAAGTCCAATATATGGTTTAATTTTTGGTTCTCCGAAGTCTTTGGCCCTTCCTCCTTTTGTCGCTGTCACAATGTTTGCTGAAAGAACTTTGTAGGCCCAATATGCCCTTAAACAATACAACCACACTCTGCTCCCTAATGCTGTCCAGGGCTGGGCATGCCAACATTTTTAAAGTGCTCTGACACCAAGAGATATGGCTGAATTAAAATAACATGTGGATTGCCTTTAATTTAGGAAAGAAATAAGAGGACTTTTTAAATCTGAAAGTGttgtaggctgaggggtgaccttttatagaagtttgcaaaattgaggggcatggatagggtaactaggcaaagacttttccctgggtcggtgagtccagagctagagatttagggtgagaggggaaaggggcaacgttttcactcagagggtggtacatgtatggaataagctgccagaggaagtggtggaggcaggtgcaattgcaacatttaagaggcatttggatgggtatatgaataggaagggtttggagggatatgggccgggtgttggcagatcggaatagattgggttgggatatctagttggcatggttgagttggaccgaagggtctgtttccatgctgtacatctctgactctatgacgcATTCTTCATTGCTGTCAGTTGGACATTATGAAcgcactttttttttgttgttcaaTACATGAAATAGCCATGAGGTTTTGGGATTTTTTTTCAATGTAAAAGAATCTAGATGTTGACTGTCTGGAATGTGAGCTGCTGTGACTCCACTAATTaaatagttttctcatttttagGCCTCTTTCTTGACCAAGAAATTGAACATCAGTGGAAAGCGAGTGAATCTTGCAATATGGGTGAGTAATGGACATGTGTCCTTCTGCTGTGGTCTCAGTAATAGGATGTCAATAACACTCCATGTCAGAGTCACGTGTTAGACAATGCTGCACGCAAAACCGTGAAGTGAATGAAGCTGGAGAGATTCATTACATCTTTCTGTCAGAATGTCTTCACCTGTATTAGTGAGGAGCTGGTCAAGTTAAGACCATGGGCTACTCGCCCATTGGGTAGTACACAAACAGATTGGAATCCCTATTGTAGGGCAGTACTGAACTTTTCTTTGGAATGTTTGCTAAACCTGCCAAATCTCCTAAGACTGTATCTTCCAAATCCATGTTCTGTACCACCGAGAAGGACTGTGGCAACCAACACATTGGAGCGCTGCTACTCACATGTTCCATTTCAAGCTGCATACCatgcagacttggaaatatatcactgttccttcagtgtcactgggtcaaaatcctgcagtCCCTTGCTAACTGCACTGTGGGTGCCCTGCACCAAATGGATTGTAGTGGTTCAAGATGGCTCCCCACTGCCACCACCATCTCCAGAGTAGTTTGGTCAAGGATGATAAATATAACCATGCTGGTGATGTCTAATCCTGTGCAGAAATATAATGAATTGGGTCATGTGACAGAAATTGTAATGACTATTCATAAATTGAGTTTCAAATGCTGTGCTACAAAGGATATTGAAGAGTCCATAGACTGGTGACACACCAGTCATTAAAATAATCTCTTACTCTAAAGCAGAGTGTTGCTTAACATTTCATCCATACCATGATGTTGTAGAAAACTGCATTAGATGGTTGGAAAAAGGAACTGTTGCAAAATTGGGACAAAAACTGATTTGCGCTCAGACGATGGTCTATCCTGTTGGGGGTAGGATTTGCCCCAGTCGGTGTTGCTTTGATCATCCTTAAGCAAGGATGGAAGTGTCTCCCCGTTACTGAAGCTCCAGGGAATCCTTGTTAAAGCTCATCCTTCCCTTTGGGATTGTAGACACATGTGCAATCGGGAATAGGCATATGTTCTGTTGATGGCAACAATGAAGGAGCTTCACGAAAAAGCGCTCTTCCAGTCCTGGTGATTAGCTGAGATCATCTGATCTATTGTGAAAactgagtgctggagaaactcagtagctcTGGCAGCATTtctagagagaaatcagaattaacgtttctgATCTAGTGACCCTTCTACAGAACTTCAACAGTTTtgatgaaggatcactggacccacaaagttaactgctttctctccatgaatgctgccagacctgctgagtttttttttcagccATTTGTTTTTGGTTCTTATTACTaccttttttgtttgttttttgctCAGTGAACGAGGTGTCCAAGGGGCAagattttcacgcagagggtggtgtgtgtatggaatgagctgccagaggaagtggtggaggctggtacaattacaacatttataaggcatctggatgggtatatgaacaggaagggtttagagggatatggaccaagtgctggcaaatgggaccagattaggttaggatttctagttggcatggacgagttggactgaagggtttattttcatgctgtacgttcctatgacttttttttaaaatgccaatTACCATTAATGGCCATGAGACTAGCTTTTTAGTCAATACTGacttcaaatttcatcatctgatGTGGCAAGAGTTGAATGGAtggccccagaacattagccttgggttcagattactagtccagtaacaTCATGTCCGTGCTACTGCCACCTCATGAGCTTGACGGTCGCTTGTAATTCTTGATGTGTCCTTGAGTTTCTCCTCCTACCTTCAGAATTAAACATCTGAAGTtctctgccctgtacaggacacaGCTGGACAAGAGCGCTTTCACGCTTTGGGTCCCATTTACTACCGTGATTCTAATGGAGCCATTTTAGTGTATGACATCACTGATGAAGACTCGTTTCAGAAGGTGGGTAATTTAACATTCTGAAGGACCTccataaatattatttaaaatcaTTATTACAAtttatgttttgttttaaaagtgAAAACAGCAAGTCTGTGTTTTTGTAGCTTTGGATACTGTGGAGTGGAGACCACTCCCACCTCCCCACTCTTGCCTCCACGTCGCAAGGTTTTGACCTTCAGCTCCCACTCGTCAACTTGAGCAGGAAAATGGAGATTGATGTTCCATTGCAGGACTGAGGGAGAGCAGCACAGCCAGGGGTCATGTTCCTTTCAGACCAGGCTTTAAAATTAGGTTTTGTTTCCGTGCTTCTCTTGGACATAAATAATCCAAAAACTGATTATCTGGCTATTATTACATTACTGTTTTGGGTCGCTGAATGCAGATTAGCTACCTCACTTCTTACATTATGGCAGTGTTTACACTTGAAATGTAATTGGTTATGAAATGCTTGGATAGGTGCTGTGGTACTGAAAAATGCTATGTCAGTGCGGTTCTTTTGTTTTCCTCTATTGATTTCCAGCTCAATCCATCTTCTTTCCAAGCTGCCTCATGCCTGCAAATTGAGAAATTTTCAAATCTGTgtggtgatggcaggtgggaagTAAGACTCAAAGTATAATTTTTATAGTGTTGAGCTGCAGCTGTATTGTGTCACATGTCTTCAGGTGCTGGGTTAATTGAGATCTCAAAACTTGAAGGTCAGTAGATTTCTCCTGAAAATGCTGGGGAAACTGAGTTTCTGTGGAGACAGTAACAGGTTAACGCTTCAAATCTGAACACGTCATATTGATGTTGGTTAACTGTTTTAAAaattccgatctccagcatctatggTATTTTTGGTTTTTAGTCAGTAGATTTCTGGTTAATAAGGACACAGACTAATAAATAGAATTTGAGGTACAGTTAGTCATAAATGCAGTTAACGACTGAGAACTAGTTTGAGGAGTTGAATTGTCCGATTCACCCCTGTTGAATTGTTTGAATAGTATATAACCCATTTCCTCCATCCTTTATTAACCTGTGAGCTTGCCCTTGTGGCTTCTGATCTGTAAAGGTAAACTAATCTGCTTTTACCTTCTGCAGGTGAAGAACTGGGTGAAAGAACTGCGGAAGATGCTTGGCAGTGAAATCTGTCTCTGTATTGTAGGTATGCCGCCTCTGAACACTGTGTTTACCCATCTCGCTGCTTAAAATCCCCAAACCGTGCTTTCTTATTCCTGTACCTACAAGTGGACACTAGTAGCTTTTgttgctttggagaaggtgaggactgcagggtGCTGGAgactgtggcgctggaaaagcacagcaggtcaggcagcacctgagaagcaggacaattgacgtttcaagcataagctcttcatcaggaatgaacacGATCCTTATGTTCGTCTTAAATAGGCAACCCCTTACTGAGCagttatgccctctggtcccgaTCACTTCCACAGAGGGAAGCAATCTCTCGCCGTCTATCCCATCAAGCCCCTTTTAAAGTTTCTGTGTCAAATAaagtctcccctctctttcttctgaactctcttgAACACAGACCAAACTGACGACGACCCCTCCCAGCAAGAGTTTCCAATTTTTATattcccttttgaaataaaggccaacatccctattacctgctgaatttAGGTGCTTGctttctgtgatttttttttattattatgcaTGAAGACTCCTCTGTTCTGTAgccttctgcagtctttctcctttCAAGTAACATTCCACTCAATGCACGTTTGCAGGAAGAATAGCATTACACTTTTCTCCATTAgaatccatctgccaagtttgTTTTTGCACAATCACCAACCCCTCTATAATTCCTCTGTAAATTTTGTCACCCTCAACACTTGTTTTCCCTTAAAGTTTGTCATCTACGCACTGTGATAGCATATTCACCTCCCTCACTGAAGTCATTTAATATATATATTGGAAATAACTGATACCAGCACTGTAGTACTCCACTAGTGACAGGTTGACATCCTGATTTTTTTTAAGTGTAAGATCAATTTCAATTTTCTTAATTTTTGCCACCTTGTCTGGTGGTAGGGCTTGGTAGATATCATTCCTAATAACATTTTTGTTTTGAAACTGCAGGAAATAAAACTGACTTGGAGAAGGATAGGAATGTGTCTGTTCAAGAAGCAGAGGTGTAAGTATGGTCCAAATTTTACTTTGAGATTTGACCTGATCCCAATTGATGTCTTGGCTTTGATTAGGTAAATGGCAAAAATCAGTGCAACACTGCGTGGTTTTTGAATTGCCACAAACGAGTGCAGAAAATATCAGGAagactaatggaatgctggcctttagaTCTAAAGGGCTGGAGGATAAGGATGTAGCTGTTATACTTAATTATTACAAAAGTCTGCTTAGACatcacttggaatactgtgagcaaatTTGGGCACCATGCCTTATGAAGGATATTTACCTTTTTGTTTTGGAGGTAGTACAGTGTAGGTTTACATGAATAATACTCAGACTTCAGGGATTAACCTCCTGAGGAGGGATCATACAAACCTGGCCTCTTTTTTTTGCTCTAGAATTTAGAAAGTTAGGGGTGATTGAAGTctaagattttttttttgttaagcaaaggtattcaGGGATATGGTCCAAGGCAGGTATATGGGTTTAGGtcttagatcagccatgatctgattgtatGGTGAAATAacgttgaggggctgaatggcttcttactGTTCCTATGGAGCAGTGGCTTGCAGTACAATTAGTTATTATCTTTTGAGGTCACTGGACAGAATAGCATGCAATATCTCTTAGGCCCAGAAATGTTAGGGCTGCAGTCAGTGTTCATGCCTCCTTGTACACCCGCTGCTGTCTTGACTTCTAAGTGTttgcaaacattttttttttcagttatcAAAATATTGGTCGTCTGTCTCTCCATGTTCAATTTTTGGCCTTGCCAACCTCAACTCTGGCTTCCTGTTGGTCCAGATACTGGCCACAAATTGAGTTCTGTTTGCACAATGGCAATTACTCATCCTGCAGAGGTATCCTGTTTTTTTTGTGGCTCATCAGGTCACCCATTGTTACAACTGGTCGCTTAGTTCATTAATTCTGTTACAGACAAAGCGATTGCTGATCTGTCTCGTATGCTTTGGTTACTCAGTGGCCCAGAACTACTGAACTGCTTGGACAGTGAGGTCTGTTCAAACATGCAGTTTTACATTTGCAAAGCTACTCAAACTACTATGTTACTGAAGAccagaattccacaaattccatTGTAGATTATTCAGAAGTAGATCATCCAAATTTGTACCAAGTGTAACTGTTTCTATCTGTGAATCAGGACATAACAATCAATGCCCAGTTGGAGATCTTTGAGCTGTGTTGGTAGGGAATTCATTGTTACCCAGTTTCCTGGGTTTTCCTACTTATAACTGCTCTTTGGCAACCAGAACAACAGTACATGTATGAGATATTCAATTGAGAGGGGATATATTGCAAGGGCAAAGTGATTAATTATACTATTGAGCAAAGGCTTTATCTTGGCAATTAGGCGGTAAGTATTTGTGTGCATTTCTTGCTTGTTGTATGTATGCACTTGTACAATGGAAATGCACACAATAAGTTGGTTGTTTCTCCAAACAAGGATGTTTATTGCTAAATTCCAGTTAAAACACTATGTATTAACTGCTGTGAATAGTTTGCTTCCTTCTCTGGTGTCTGAAATTATTGCACTCAATTTGTTTAGAATGTAATGTCCTCTTCCATTTGACTATAGCAGTGGGTTGTCCTGGCTTTAGAAACTTTATTTGAATATTGCTTGTGTAAATCCGTTAGAACTTTTAAGATCTTTTTAAATAGCAAAagactggatgtaggtttgcttgctgagctggaagtttcatttcaattcagcgaacaaacctacatccagaacctcaacctgagctacaaatcttctcaaaacttgctaacaaAAGACTGGCAGTTGGCACTATATGCTAGTTTGCACTGttcggggtggcatggtggctcagtggttagcactgctgtctctgtgccaggggcccaggttcaatttgtatgttttccctgtgtctgcatgggttctccccaggtgctctggttttgtcccacagtccaaagatgtgcagtctaggtagattagccatgagaaatgctgggttacagggataggattaGGCGGCTGGTTCTGGGTAGGAtgttgtttggagggttggtgtggatgcgattggctgaatggcttgcttccacactatagggagtcTATAGTGTGCTATTAGATCTTTGTATAACACTGTTCAGGAATTGTCCTGAATTTTGTTGAAGAACTGATGCAAGTCTTTTGAGTCATTATGttgtttttttatttaaaaagcatgacttgcacttttttttttagtttttcttTGCACTCCATGGTTGTATGTTTATGCCTTGCCTGGCTGAGAGGAACCAATGGTGTGGCCAGCAACAAATATTTGGTTAGTAGGGTGTTTGAATGAGTATATCTTCCTTTATGTCCCCTCCACCTGATTAATGTTGTTTCCATCTCAATTGTACAGCTCTGTGTATAGTGTGATTGCACAGTGCTGTGTTCTGAGATTTAGACTTTTTTTGTTTTGGGTGCTTGAAAGTTGAACATCCCTTTCTTTTGACTTACTAAACATTTGTTTTAATTGCTTCCCAATAGCTATGCAGCGTCTGTAGGAGCAAAGCACTTCCATACTTCTGCTAAAGTGAATAAAGGCATTGAGGAACTCTTTCTTGATGTCTGTAAAAGTGAGTGTTTTCAAGTCTTCTGACCCCTTCTCGTCTGTGGTGTAACGTCCCAGTGAACAGTGCCATCGCCAGATTTATTCCACAAAGTACTGTATGTGGAGCTTTCTGTGCATCTATTAAGCTGCCACATTTTTTACCATTTATAAAAGACACTGCACTTGGTTTGGATTTGACCTTTTTTGGGAGGGAGTATGTCCTAAGGATTATGAAGGCATTTCTTTTTCTTCTCACTCTGCCTCAGGGTCTTCAAGCTCTGTATGGGACGTGGTCAGTACTTGAAGTAACTGAGAAGCTTATGTTCTTCTTTTGCTATTTCAGAGATGCTTGAAGTTGCCCAAGCTGAGGAAGCTGCAAGAGAGAATGATCCCAGTCGGGCAGCCAACACACGACGGGGTGTACAGATCATTGATGATGAACCACAGCCACTAAGCAACGGAGGCTGCTGCTCTGGTTCTTAAAGCAAAACCCTTCAAAATCTGCCACTACGCAGAAAATGTAAGACTGTTGTGACCATTGGGCATTGGATGTGATAGGGCTTCTGTTAATAAGCAGCAGGGTTAACTGACTGGAGGTGCCATTTGTGGTCTTCCAAGTATCCATACTGAGTAGCTGGAAAACTTAAGATTTTATGTTTCTAGCTGAGGGTTGTAATTACTTATATAGGAAAAAATTAAATCTTGAGGGAAAAAATGACTTCTGTCGGAAGTAAAAGGCTCTTGAGAATTGGATTGAATGATGACTCAAAAGATCACGCAAGGCAGGATTTAATTTAAAGGATGGTCATGTACATTTATGTACAGCTCCTAAGTAAAGAACATATCATGCCAGTGTATGCCATCTATCAATATGCTAACAGTTGGGCATGACTCCAGTGCAATCCTTTGTGACTGCTTGCCCACAGCGAGTGGCACACTACAAATATAGCTGGTGATGTGGTGCTCTGGGAAAGGCACTGATGCTCCTCAATGTAAGTGAAGATTGTACTACTAACTGTGCTGCTACTGCaattttccccacccccacccaatgCTCCTAACCAGACACAAGCTGATGTGGCAAGAATCTTAGCAAAActgttttttgtttttttaaaaaacaaaatgttCTATGGATGTCTTCCCACATTGGTAAGTTGCTAGAAACAATGCTGTTCCACCTCAGACTCTCTTATTGCACAGTGCCACCTTGCTTTATCTGCTAGCACACTACATATAGAGCTGGCTTGTGTTGGTATTAATTATGCTTACATGTTCTATTCCTGTTGAAAGGTGTTACATTTTGCTTTCAAAGGGGTCTCATACGTTCaccacacaaaacacactctccgTATTCAAACCATAATCTAAATTTTGTTCAAAATATTCTTCTCAATATGAACCTGGGGAAACCGGCCACTACATTTGTGGTCAACCAAATCTATATCTGCCAAAATGAACAAACCCCTTTTCGGGAAGATGTTACAAAATGGGATACTGTTACTGGAAAATAGCATGGATATACCTTTGCTGTGATTACTTAACTGAAATGTGTTATGCATTTCCTTGGTAGACAATTTCCTTGGTAGACAAGTGCCATTTGAGTGCACTGTTGGGCTGAGTATATGTATTAAGTTAGTTGCTACAATCTTTCTGAAAGATGTGTTTTTTTTCCTGATGATTGATTGTAGTGAACTATAATTTTGACTTATCTTCAGTTtctttaaataaaaataaatcgAGAATTTGATTCAAACCGCCCGGCTATTTGAGATAAAATAGTTGCTGCATTTCATCTACTGTTTCAATATCTCAGCATTTTTAAATGTAATAACCAGCTTTTCATTCAGGCATTGAATTCTATTAGAGCAACTTGGTGATATGTGGAATTTTATTTTTCACATGCAGCAAAACAAACATTTCTGACATTCAAATGCTTTGATTAGATATCATTCCTATTTTTTGCACATGTAAttaactgggggggggggtgcagggaagggggaagagagctATTCAGATTTATCCATTTAAAATCTCACTTTGCTGTTGGTAATATGTGATGAAACAGTCAGCATTTGTGACAGACATGTCATGTGTAATGTTTCCGATTGCTTTCTTGCAAGTGcatttttttttttgttctttcgcCCTCCTATTTTCATGTGACTTGCTGTGCCAAACCACGTGCTATTTAAAGCTGAATAGAAGACATTATCCTGCTAATGATGGGTTAAGCAAGACATGCTACGTTCTTTAAGAGTGCTTCCATTAAACTAAAGTGCAAACCAGGCGTCTCATCGAAAGTGTAATTTTGTCATTTATCTCCCTGATGGAGTTCGTGTCTTTACCAATTCAGAGACTGTACATCACTCAAATGTGTACCCAATAAGCAGATATTATTTTGTGATTTACTTGCTATATTCTCCCAACATTATTTTCAGCTCTATTTGCAATCTTTATTTGAaccttttttaaattttaaacttACCTATTTAATGCCAAATTAAATTTGAAAAGCACATTATACAAATTGCTGTTATAATGATGGTGTTAAAGGTTTTAGTTTGCTTCTCTTGGACTAACTGGGTTCAAACTTGCTGTTCTCTCGTTCCATCTCTGTAACATTGTCAGCTGACGTTTTTCTGGCATGTGGTAAGTCAAATAACACAACTTTGCTGCGATAAACTCAACATTTTTCACTCATGGACGAAACTGTATTAAGTCCAATCACTCCACAGCTTGTAACTAATTATGGTGCACCAAGTTTTGTAGTGTACTTAATGGGCGATACTTGCAACAATTTGAGGTGAATTGTATTCTATTCAGAGACCTCCTTTTACAGGTGAAATGAGTAAAAGAATTAAATGCACCAAGTGATATGTAATGAGTAATCACCAATTTGGTGAAAATAGCACTGAAGACTCATGTCAGCTGTAGTAATAAATAAATTGACCAACTTGCTTAAATACATCTGCAAGTAGtgcctcttttttttaaaatgttttgcattGAACTGAAATCAACATTCTCCTGTTTTGAGTTTGTGGCAGAAATCTTGCACCCCGATTTTTGTAGATGTTCATATGTCTTGGTAATGGGAGTTGTCTAAAGTGTCTTGGATTGACTTGTATatcacagattttaaaaaaaattgttccaGAATAGTTAATGGATGTTTGATTAATTTCTTATGGGTCTGCTTTACAACATGTTAATGTTGTTCATTCTTTTAGGCTTGTTATCAATTAATCTGCTTTTCTAATccgtttcatagaacatagaacactacactacagtgcagtacagaccctCGGCCCtctgttgcgccgacctgtcataccaatctgaagcctatctaacctacactattccatttacgtccatatgcttgtccaataacgacttcaatgtacttaaagttggtgaatctactactgttgcatgcaaagcattccatacccttactactctctgagtaaagaaactacctctgacatctgtcctatatctatcactcctccatttaaagctatgccccctcatgctctccgtcaccatacttggaaaaaggctctccctgtccaccccatctaaccctctgattatcttatgtctttattaagtcacctctccaccttctctaacgaaaacagcctcaagtccctcagcctttcctcgtaagaccttccctccataccaggcaacatcctagtaaatcacctctgcaccctttccaaagcttccacatcctcctcataatgcagtgaccagaactgtacacaacaactGTATACAAGTGCAGCTGCAGCGTAacttcatggttctggaacttgatccctccattaataaaagctaaaatacTGTATGTCAccttaacaatcctgtcaacctgggtggtaactttcaaggatctgtgtacctggacacccagatctctctgctcatctacactaccaagaatcttaccattagcccagtactttgcattccggttactctgaccaaagtgaatcacctcacacttgtccgcattaaactccatttgccacctctcagcccagctctgcagcttatctatgtctctctgtagccTTCAACacccttcatcactatccacaactccactgaccttagtgtcgtctgcaaatttactaacctgccCTCATtcaggttgtttataaaaatgatgaacagcagtgatCCTA
This portion of the Chiloscyllium punctatum isolate Juve2018m chromosome 45, sChiPun1.3, whole genome shotgun sequence genome encodes:
- the LOC140467452 gene encoding ras-related protein Rab-21-like, with the protein product MAAAAGKNYCFKVVLLGEGCVGKTSLVLRYCENKFSDKHITTLQASFLTKKLNISGKRVNLAIWDTAGQERFHALGPIYYRDSNGAILVYDITDEDSFQKVKNWVKELRKMLGSEICLCIVGNKTDLEKDRNVSVQEAEVYAASVGAKHFHTSAKVNKGIEELFLDVCKKMLEVAQAEEAARENDPSRAANTRRGVQIIDDEPQPLSNGGCCSGS